A genome region from Salvelinus alpinus chromosome 26, SLU_Salpinus.1, whole genome shotgun sequence includes the following:
- the tspan13b gene encoding tetraspanin-13b, with product MGCAGFTCSKHSLCALNILYVMVSLLMIGIAAWGKWFGLVSSFQVVGGVIGVGVFLFLVALVGLIGAVKHHQVLLFFYMIILFMVFIVQFSVSSACLAINKDQQEHLLEVGWNNSYTTQRDVEKSLNCCGFYYVDNNGTCDAACFPNHSCSPCAEQIQEHAGEVLRFVGGIGLFFSFTEILGVWLTYRYRNQKDPRANPSAFL from the exons ATGGGCTGCGCCGGATTCACCTGCTCCAAGCACTCCCTCTGTGCGCTCAATATCCTCTATGTT ATGGTGAGTCTGCTGATGATCGGCATTGCTGCATGGGGGAAGTGGTTCGGCCTGGTGTCCAGCTTCCAGGTGGTGGGCGGAGTCATCGGAGTGGGGGTGTTCCTGTTCTTGGTGGCGTTGGTCGGCCTCATCGGGGCCGTGAAGCACCACCAGGTCCTACTCTTCTTC TATATGATCATCCTCTTCATGGTGTTCATCGTCCAGTTCTCTGTCTCCAGCGCCTGTCTGGCCATCAACAAGGATCAGCAG GAACACCTGTTGGAGGTGGGATGGAACAACTCGTACACCACCCAGAGAGATGTGGAGAAGAGTCTCAACTGCTGTGGCTTCTACTACGTAGACAACAACGGAACCTGCGATGCT GCCTGTTTCCCCAACCACTCCTGTTCACCGTGTGCTGAGCAGATCCAGGAGCATGCAGGAGAGGTGCTGCGCTTCGTGGGCGGGATAGGCCTCTTCTTCAGCTTCACTGAG ATCCTGGGGGTGTGGCTAACGTACCGGTACAGGAACCAGAAGGACCCTCGAGCGAATCCCAGTGCCTTCCTGTAA
- the bzw2 gene encoding eIF5-mimic protein 1: protein MNTGKQQKPVLTGQRFKTRKRDEKEKFEPTVFRDTIVLGLNEAGGDLDAVAKFLDVTGSRLDYRRYADTLFDILIAGSMLAPGGTRIDEGDKAKVTEHCVFTTEENHANLRRYAQVFNKLIRRYKYLQNAFEEEIKKLLLFLKAFSESEQTKLAMLTGILLANGTLPPPILTSLFSDNVVKEGISASFAVKMFKAWISEKDANAVTSALRKANLDKKLLELFPANKQNVEHFSKYFNEAGLKELSDFMRVQQSQGTRKELQKELQERLSQDCPIREMVVYVKEEMKRSALQEQAVIGLLWNILMNAVEWNKKEELVTEQALKHLKHYAPLLAAFSTQGQSELVLLLRIQEYCYDHIHFMKSFSKIVVLFYKADVLSEEAILRWYKDTHTTKGKGVFVEQMKKFVEWLQNAEEESESEGEED from the exons ATGAATACCGGTAAGCAGCAGAAGCCAGTGCTAACAGGCCAGCGGTTCAAGACCAGGAAAAGGG ATGAAAAGGAGAAGTTTGAGCCCACAGTTTTCAGAGACACAATCGTTCTGGGCCTCAACGAAGCAGGAGGAGACCTCGATGCTGTAGCTAAGTTCCTGGACGTTACCGGTTCCCGACTCGACTACCGTCGCTATGCCGACACCCTCTTCGACATCCTCATCGCAGGGAGCATGCTCG CTCCCGGTGGTACGCGTATTGATGAGGGGGACAAGGCCAAGGTGACAGAACATTGTGTGTTTACCACCGAGGAGAACCATGCCAACCTCCGCCGCTATGCTCAG GTTTTTAACAAGCTTATCAGGAGGTACAAGTACCTGCAGAATGCCTTTGAGGAGGAAATCAAAAAG CTTTTGCTGTTCCTGAAGGCATTCAGTGAATCAGAGCAAACCAAACTGGCTATGTTGACTGGTATCCTATTGGCTAATGGCACTCTGCCCCCGCCCATCCTCACCAGCCTCTTCAGCGACAATGTTGTCAAGGAAG GTATCTCTGCATCCTTTGCGGTGAAGATGTTCAAGGCATGGATATCTGAGAAAGATGCCAATGCAGTCACCTCAGCCCTGAGGAAGGCTAACCTGGATAAGAAACTCCTG GAGCTGTTTCCTGCCAACAAGCAGAACGTGGAGCATTTCTCCAAGTACTTCAATGAGGCGGGGCTGAAGGAGCTTTCAGACTTCATGCGTGTGCAGCAGTCTCAGGGAACACGCAAGGAGCTGCAGAAAGAACTACAGGAGCGCCTCTCTCAGGACTGCCCCATACGAGAG ATGGTGGTGTACGTGAAGGAGGAGATGAAAAGGAGTGCTCTCCAGGAGCAAGCTGTGATTGGTCTGCTGTGGAACATTCTCATGAATGCTGTGGAGTGGAACAAGAAGGAGGAGTTGGTCACCGAGCAAGCCCTCAAACACCTTAAA CATTATGCCCCCCTGCTAGCAGCGTTCAGCACCCAGGGCCAGTCAGAGCTGGTGCTGCTACTGAGGATCCAGGAGTACTGCTATGACCATATCCACTTCATGAAGTCATTCTCCAAGATAGTGGTTCTCTTCTACAAAG CTGACGTTTTGAGTGAGGAGGCCATTCTGAGGTGGTACAAAGACACTCACACCACCAAAGGGAAAGGTGTCTTTGTCGAGCAGATGAAGAAGTTTGTTGAGTGGCTGCAAAATGCAGAAGAAG AGTCTGAgtctgagggagaggaggactag
- the agr2 gene encoding anterior gradient protein 2 homolog, with translation MIRGLLSVLLVLVAIAVSSSLAKPEKNIAKRGKRIPQTLSRGWGDQLIWAQTYEEALYWARAQNKPLMVIFHLEDCPHSASMKKVFAEDKDIQKVADEDLIVLNLVYETTDKHLSPDGQYVPRIIFVDPSMTVRADITGRYSNRMYAYEPSDIKLLLSNMQKAKKLLKTEL, from the exons ATGATCCGAGGTCTGCTGTCGGTGTTGTTGGTCCTGGTGGCCATAGCCGTGTCTTCATCTCTGGCTAAGCCTGAGAAGAACATCGCCAAGAGGGGGAAGAGGATCCCTCAGACTCTCTCCAGAG GCTGGGGTGATCAGCTAATCTGGGCTCAGACCTATGAGGAGGCTCTGTATTGGGCCAGGGCACA GAACAAGCCTCTGATGGTCATCTTCCACCTGGAGGACTGTCCTCACAGTGCAT CCATGAAGAAGGTCTTCGCTGAAGACAAGGACATCCAGAAGGTGGCTGATGAAGACTTGATCGTCCTCAATCTGGTG TATGAAACCACAGACAAGCATCTTTCCCCTGATGGCCAGTACGTCCCTAGAATCATCTTTGTCG ATCCCTCTATGACAGTGAGAGCTGACATCACAGGGCGCTACTCCAACCGTATGTACGCCTATGAGCCTTCTGACATCAAACTCT TACTGAGCAACATGCAGAAGGCCAAGAAGCTGCTGAAGACTGAGTTGTAA